One stretch of Anolis carolinensis isolate JA03-04 chromosome 3, rAnoCar3.1.pri, whole genome shotgun sequence DNA includes these proteins:
- the mbl2 gene encoding mannose-binding protein C has translation MYVLQLLGFLVLGSSLTLAAVSETCRCEVNSCPVMACGNPGLNGLPGRDGKDGTKGEKGDPGDSVRGPQGPPGKAGPPGSLGTPGIPGSTGIPGQKGQKGDAATLDTIQRQVAALEQTTRSLQEDLKKIRKRLLWHGAVSVGDKIFVSTGQQDTFFKGRDLCASAGGKLASPKNEPENRVLAEMVKKNSPKHAFLGINDIQTEGIFVDLNGAPVRYTNWKSGEPNDYNNNEDCVVVLENQLWNDLNCEHKSPIFCEV, from the exons ATGTATGTTCTCCAGCTTCTTGGATTCCTAGTTCTGGGATCCTCACTGACATTGGCTGCAGTTTctgaaacatgcagatgtgaagtAAACTCATGCCCCGTGATGGCATGTGGCAACCCAGGACTCAATGGTTTACCTGGAAGAGATGGGAAAGATGGCAcaaaaggagagaagggagacCCAG GAGATTCAGTGAGAGGACCACAGGGACCTCCTGGGAAGGCTGGACCTCCTGGATCCCTAGGAACTCCTGGAATCCCAGGAAGTACAGGGATCCCaggccaaaaaggacaaaaaggaGATGCTGCCA CTCTTGATACAATTCAAAGACAAGTTGCAGCTTTGGAACAGACTACAAGAAGTCTTCAAGAAGaccttaaaaaaatcagaaagc GTCTGTTGTGGCATGGGGCAGTGAGCGTTGGTGACAAAATCTTCGTTTCAACTGGCCAGCAAGATACTTTCTTCAAGGGGAGAGATCTATGTGCCAGTGCAGGTGGAAAACTTGCCAGTCCAAAGAATGAGCCTGAAAACAGAGTCTTGGCAGAAATGGTGAAGAAGAATTCACCAAAGCATGCTTTCCTTGGTATAAATGATATCCAGACAGAGGGCATATTTGTAGATCTGAATGGAGCACCTGTACGTTATACCAACTGGAAGTCAGGGGAGCCCAATGATTACAATAATAATGAAGATTGTGTTGTAGTGCTAGAAAATCAGTTATGGAATGATTTAAATTGTGAACATAAATCACCAATATTTTGTGAAGTTTAA